The following nucleotide sequence is from Paenibacillus andongensis.
TGCTACAGTGTCATGAAGAAACATGGAGGGTCCTTGGAATTAAGCAGTTCGCCAGGGAACGGCACGAGTGTGTTTCTAACCTTCCCTGGCAACCGACTAAAGTAGAAATAAAGGGGGATTCCTATTTGGAACCAATTCGTATTTTGATTGTTGAGGATGACCTTGATTGGCTTCGCGGCCTTAAAGCTTTTTTGAGTCGTCAGCCAGATTTGAGTGTCGTGGGCACTGTATCAACAGCAGAAGAGGCAAGAGAACTATTTGCTAATGCAGAACCAGAAGCCGATGTCGTACTTATGGATATTATGCTGCAAGATGAGCCAGCGGGCATTGGTCTTGCTGAACAAGCGCTCTTATCTTGGGGAGCTAAAGTCATTATGCTTACCTCTATGGAGGAGAAAGATTTCATCTTCCGTTCCTTTCAAGCCGGTGCTATTGACTATCAGATCAAATCCCGATTCGAAGAGCTTCCTGCCATTATTCGAGCTGTGCATGCACGTCAATCTTCCATTAACGCGGCAGTAGCTGAACAAATGCGAGAGGAATTCCGCAGACTCAAACGGTTAGAACACCAATTCAAAGTCAAAGAAGTCAGCGATCTAATCACGCCAACAGAGCTTCAGGTGCTGGAAATGATTGATCAAGGACATACGCAAACCGAAATTGCAAATCGCTTTTTCATATCGTTGCGAACCGTCAAAATTCATGTGGGGCATATCTTGAAGAAACTAGGTAGTCCGAGCAGCAAAGATGCCGCACAAAAAATCAGAGACTTGGGTTTGTTTGAACGAGGAAATGAAAGCGGCGGAAACGGCAAAGGGGACTAATGGATGTCCCGCTTCTTGAAACGTCCGCCTTTGACATCGTGGATATTGCCAACTGCGAGAAATGCTGCAGGATCGAGCTCATCCACGATGGATTTTAACTTCGCTTCCTCCAGCCGCGTAATGACACAGAAGATGACCTTCTTGTTATCTCCCGTGAAGCCGCCTTCCCCTTCCAGATAAGTGACACCGCGCCCTAAGCGGTCCAGTATAGCTTCACCTATTTGTCTGAAGCTATCACTGATAATCCACACGGACTTCGACTCATCAAACCCTTCAATGGTCACATCAATCATTTTATAGGCAATAAAATATGCGATTAGAGAATACATCGCACGATCCCAACTGTATACAAATCCTGCGCTGCCTAGAATGAATAGGTTGAAAAACATAACAATCTCGCCTACGGAGAACGGTATCTTTTTGGAAACGAGAATCGCAACAATTTCTGTTCCATCCAGAGATCCCCCGAAACGAATCACCATTCCTACCCCAATACCGAGAATAATGCCGCCGAATACAGCTGCAAGCAAAGGATCATTGGTTAGCTCTTTCACGGGGTGTAGCAGATACGTTCCTGTCGACATGATTAGAATTGCGAAAAGGGTTGATAATGCAAACGTTTTTCCTATTAATTTATATCCGATAAACAGGAATGGAAGATTTAATAGAGTCAGAAATATTCCGATTTGAATATTAGTTAGATAAGATAAAATGATGGATATCCCTGTAATGCCCCCGTCAATAATTTTATTGGGGACCAAGAAAATCTCCAATCCAATAGACATTAACACAGCACCTAAAAATAAAAAAACGCTGCGCCGAAGTAAGGCT
It contains:
- a CDS encoding response regulator transcription factor — protein: MEPIRILIVEDDLDWLRGLKAFLSRQPDLSVVGTVSTAEEARELFANAEPEADVVLMDIMLQDEPAGIGLAEQALLSWGAKVIMLTSMEEKDFIFRSFQAGAIDYQIKSRFEELPAIIRAVHARQSSINAAVAEQMREEFRRLKRLEHQFKVKEVSDLITPTELQVLEMIDQGHTQTEIANRFFISLRTVKIHVGHILKKLGSPSSKDAAQKIRDLGLFERGNESGGNGKGD
- a CDS encoding YitT family protein yields the protein MQHRRMTKKALLRRSVFLFLGAVLMSIGLEIFLVPNKIIDGGITGISIILSYLTNIQIGIFLTLLNLPFLFIGYKLIGKTFALSTLFAILIMSTGTYLLHPVKELTNDPLLAAVFGGIILGIGVGMVIRFGGSLDGTEIVAILVSKKIPFSVGEIVMFFNLFILGSAGFVYSWDRAMYSLIAYFIAYKMIDVTIEGFDESKSVWIISDSFRQIGEAILDRLGRGVTYLEGEGGFTGDNKKVIFCVITRLEEAKLKSIVDELDPAAFLAVGNIHDVKGGRFKKRDIH